The following are encoded in a window of Sphingobium sp. AP49 genomic DNA:
- a CDS encoding peptide chain release factor 3, whose amino-acid sequence MSIPSRRTFAIISHPDAGKTTLTEKLLLEGGAIHLAGEVKARGANRRARSDWMKIEQQRGISVTSSVMTFERTRDGETITFNLLDTPGHEDFSEDTYRTLTAVDSAVMVIDAAKGIEPQTRKLFEVCRLRNVPIITFVNKVDREGRELFGLLDEVADQLQLDVCPMSWPVGMGGEFEGIYDFATNRLMQPTGPSKEFDGTRHQFSGLDDPKLADYLSERGLAKLREEAELAQGGYAEFDLERYRHGDLTPVYFGSALKLFGVTELIDALSAHAPPPRAQPAEPAPVEPEGSEVTGFIFKVQANMDPMHRDRIAFMRLVSGKFRRGMKLTPSGSGKALAVHSPILFFAQDRELADEAFPGDIIGIPNHGALRVGDTLSEKPGLRFTGLPNFAPEILRRVQLKDPTKTKQLRKALDDLSEEGVIQVFYPEIGSNWIVGVVGQLQLEVLISRLEAEYKVAAVLEPSPFDTARWISGDDQAIKDLVAYNSANMAKDRDGNLVFMARSAWDIGYQQERHPKVKFSATKER is encoded by the coding sequence ATGAGCATCCCATCCCGCCGCACCTTCGCGATCATTTCCCACCCGGACGCCGGTAAGACCACGCTGACCGAAAAGCTGCTGCTGGAAGGCGGCGCGATTCACCTGGCCGGCGAGGTCAAGGCGCGCGGCGCGAACCGGCGCGCGCGGTCGGACTGGATGAAGATCGAGCAGCAGCGCGGCATCTCCGTCACCTCCTCGGTCATGACGTTCGAGCGGACGCGCGATGGCGAGACCATCACCTTCAACCTGCTCGACACGCCGGGCCACGAGGATTTCAGCGAAGATACCTATCGCACCCTGACCGCGGTGGACTCGGCGGTGATGGTGATCGACGCGGCCAAGGGCATCGAGCCGCAGACGCGCAAGCTGTTCGAGGTCTGTCGCCTGCGCAACGTGCCGATCATCACCTTCGTCAACAAGGTCGACCGCGAGGGCCGCGAACTGTTCGGCCTGCTCGACGAGGTGGCGGACCAGTTGCAGCTCGACGTCTGCCCGATGAGCTGGCCGGTCGGCATGGGCGGCGAGTTCGAGGGTATCTACGACTTCGCCACCAACCGGCTGATGCAGCCCACTGGCCCGTCCAAGGAATTTGACGGCACCCGCCACCAGTTCAGCGGCCTGGATGATCCCAAGCTGGCCGATTATCTGTCGGAGCGGGGCCTGGCAAAGCTGCGCGAGGAGGCCGAGCTGGCCCAGGGCGGCTATGCCGAGTTCGACCTGGAACGCTATCGCCATGGCGACCTGACCCCGGTCTATTTCGGGTCGGCGTTGAAGCTGTTCGGCGTGACCGAGCTGATCGACGCGCTGTCGGCGCATGCGCCGCCGCCGCGCGCCCAGCCGGCCGAGCCCGCGCCGGTCGAACCCGAGGGCAGCGAAGTCACCGGCTTCATCTTCAAGGTGCAGGCCAACATGGACCCGATGCACCGCGACCGCATCGCCTTCATGCGGCTGGTGTCTGGCAAGTTCCGCCGCGGCATGAAGCTGACTCCGTCGGGCAGCGGCAAGGCGCTGGCCGTCCACTCGCCGATCCTGTTCTTCGCGCAGGACCGCGAACTGGCGGACGAGGCCTTCCCTGGCGATATCATCGGCATCCCCAATCATGGCGCGCTGCGCGTGGGCGACACGCTTAGCGAGAAGCCCGGCCTGCGCTTCACCGGCCTGCCCAATTTCGCGCCGGAAATCCTGCGCCGCGTCCAGTTGAAGGACCCGACCAAGACCAAGCAGCTGCGCAAGGCGCTGGATGACCTGTCGGAAGAGGGCGTCATCCAGGTCTTCTATCCCGAGATCGGCAGCAACTGGATCGTCGGCGTCGTCGGCCAGTTGCAGCTGGAAGTGCTGATCAGCCGGCTGGAGGCCGAATATAAGGTCGCGGCAGTGCTGGAACCCTCGCCCTTCGACACGGCGCGCTGGATCAGTGGCGACGATCAGGCGATCAAGGATCTGGTCGCCTATAATAGCGCCAACATGGCCAAGGACCGCGACGGCAATCTGGTGTTCATGGCGCGCAGCGCCTGGGACATCGGCTATCAGCAGGAGCGCCACCCCAAGGTGAAGTTCAGCGCGACCAAAGAGCGTTAA
- a CDS encoding MFS transporter, which yields MTDRTSSPAYRGVVLAMLLLVYTFNFLDRQILGILAGPIKAELRLTDTQLGALGGIAFALLYSTLAIPLALLADRTSRTWVITVSLAIWSGFTALCGLAGNFMQMFLFRIGVGVGEAGGVAPSYAVISDYFPQHQRARALSIYSLGIPLGSAGGVLLGGYIAQTVEWRVAFIAVGIMGIIIAPIFRLVVREPARPVQAGTPVPVSAVFGILAAKRSFWFLALGAACSSMCGYGVAFWLPSLLMRSFGLDLLGAGQFLGGLLLLGGVAGVLLGGFLGDAMGNRDKAWFAWVPAISYVIGMPLFVVGVLSSSVGFAFALFLIPQALVYVWLGPVLTAVQHLVPPHMRASASATFLLINNLVGLGLGSWSVGALSDALAPTYGHEALRYAIVAALGFYLLAGLFMALAGKALRRDWVTA from the coding sequence ATGACCGACCGAACCTCTTCCCCTGCCTATCGCGGCGTCGTGCTTGCGATGCTGCTGCTGGTTTATACCTTCAACTTCCTCGACCGGCAGATCCTGGGCATCCTGGCCGGGCCGATCAAGGCGGAGCTGCGACTGACCGATACCCAGCTCGGCGCGCTGGGCGGCATCGCCTTCGCTTTGCTCTATTCGACGCTGGCGATCCCGCTGGCGTTGCTTGCCGACCGGACCAGCCGCACCTGGGTCATCACCGTCAGTCTGGCGATATGGAGCGGCTTCACCGCGCTGTGCGGGCTAGCCGGCAATTTCATGCAGATGTTCCTGTTCCGCATCGGCGTCGGCGTGGGGGAGGCGGGCGGTGTCGCCCCCTCCTATGCCGTCATCTCGGACTATTTCCCGCAGCATCAGCGCGCCCGCGCCCTGTCCATCTATTCGCTCGGCATTCCGCTGGGGTCGGCGGGCGGCGTGCTGCTGGGCGGCTATATCGCGCAGACGGTGGAATGGCGTGTCGCTTTCATCGCGGTCGGCATCATGGGGATCATCATCGCGCCGATCTTCCGCCTCGTGGTGCGCGAACCGGCCCGCCCGGTGCAGGCCGGCACGCCTGTACCCGTCAGCGCCGTGTTCGGCATCCTCGCGGCCAAGCGCAGCTTCTGGTTCCTGGCGCTGGGCGCGGCATGCAGTTCGATGTGCGGCTATGGCGTCGCCTTCTGGCTGCCCAGCCTGTTGATGCGCAGCTTCGGCCTCGACCTGCTGGGCGCGGGCCAGTTCCTGGGCGGGCTGCTGCTGCTGGGCGGGGTTGCGGGCGTGCTGCTCGGCGGCTTCCTGGGCGATGCCATGGGTAATCGGGACAAGGCCTGGTTCGCCTGGGTGCCGGCGATCAGCTATGTGATCGGGATGCCCTTGTTCGTGGTCGGGGTGCTGTCGTCCAGTGTCGGCTTCGCCTTCGCCCTGTTCCTGATCCCGCAGGCCCTGGTCTATGTCTGGCTCGGCCCGGTGCTGACCGCCGTGCAGCATCTGGTGCCGCCGCATATGCGGGCCAGCGCCTCGGCGACCTTCCTGCTGATCAACAATTTGGTCGGCCTTGGCCTTGGCAGCTGGAGCGTCGGCGCCCTGTCCGACGCACTGGCGCCTACCTATGGCCATGAAGCGCTGCGCTACGCCATCGTCGCGGCGCTCGGCTTCTACCTGCTCGCCGGGCTGTTCATGGCGCTGGCCGGCAAGGCGCTGCGCAGGGATTGGGTTACGGCCTGA
- a CDS encoding TonB-dependent receptor has product MQAHHSIRALALASAAWSGLCAMPALAQAVTGPAAQAEDSAIIVTARRREESLVDVPIAVSAFSGEALERGGAIDISDLANVTPNTTLEASRGTNSTLTAFIRGVGQQDPVSGFEQGVGIYLDDVYLNRPQGALLDIYDVERIEVLRGPQGTLYGRNTIGGAVKYVTKQLPQDFSLKLKGTYGSYDQADGIVTVSAPIGDLVRVGGALARLSRGGFGTNLTTGEDNYNKDIWAGRATFEVGGYDAPVLMRITGDYSKDKSNPRGGHRLMPGQLSGTPMLDDVFDSQGALIDPRQYVKSYGLSMNLTAELNDAVTLRSISAWRKDDSASPIDFDALPAVDVDVPAFYANEQLSQEFQLLYDKGRVHGMVGFYYLDASADTQFDTRIFTTVPGLTAFTQANVDTETYAVFGDVTFDLSDQISLSAGGRYTWDQRTADILRQSYLGGGSPVFGGAGTPFGAPSTDFRGTKTYKKFTPRFSVSYQPTPEHNLYASYSQGFKGGGFDPRGVGTNAPDLNGDGIRQESEIADFLSFEPEEVNSYEIGYKGNLMDGALYVAVAGFYADYKNVQIPGSVACTVSVGGVPTPSFCGVVSNAGKARMKGLEFESNARLGRDILSGGDRLNLQTAIGFIDADYREYIANIASVPTDVADYRKVQNTPKWTASGTLSYNVPVGDGSVYFGTTVSWRSKTYQFEIPNPYIDQKGYALWDASLVYTAPSDRWTLGLHGKNLLDKEYKTSGYTFVSANPVTGEIINNAAGYPNPSLGREGTLTAFYGNPRQVFVTGTVKF; this is encoded by the coding sequence ATGCAGGCCCATCACAGCATTCGTGCCCTTGCCCTCGCATCCGCCGCGTGGAGCGGCCTGTGCGCCATGCCCGCGCTCGCCCAGGCCGTTACCGGGCCGGCGGCGCAGGCGGAGGACAGCGCGATCATCGTCACCGCCCGCCGCCGCGAGGAAAGCCTGGTCGATGTGCCGATCGCGGTCAGCGCCTTTTCCGGCGAGGCGCTGGAACGGGGCGGGGCGATCGACATCAGCGATCTCGCCAACGTCACCCCCAACACCACGCTGGAGGCATCGCGCGGCACCAATTCGACGCTGACCGCCTTCATCCGCGGCGTGGGTCAGCAGGATCCGGTCTCCGGCTTTGAACAGGGCGTCGGCATCTATCTCGACGATGTCTATCTCAACCGGCCGCAGGGGGCGCTGCTCGACATCTACGACGTCGAACGGATCGAGGTGCTGCGCGGACCGCAGGGCACGCTCTATGGCCGCAACACGATCGGCGGCGCGGTCAAATATGTGACCAAGCAGCTGCCGCAGGATTTCTCGCTCAAGCTCAAGGGCACTTATGGCAGCTATGATCAGGCGGACGGCATCGTCACCGTGTCGGCGCCGATCGGCGATCTGGTGCGCGTCGGCGGCGCGCTCGCCCGCCTGTCGCGCGGCGGCTTCGGCACCAATCTCACCACCGGCGAGGATAATTACAACAAGGATATCTGGGCCGGCCGGGCGACCTTCGAGGTCGGCGGCTATGACGCGCCGGTGCTGATGCGCATCACCGGCGACTATAGCAAGGACAAGAGCAATCCGCGCGGTGGCCATCGGCTGATGCCGGGGCAGCTGTCGGGCACGCCGATGCTGGACGATGTATTCGACAGCCAGGGCGCGCTGATCGATCCCAGGCAATATGTGAAGTCCTACGGCCTGTCGATGAACCTGACGGCGGAACTCAACGACGCGGTGACGCTGCGCTCGATCAGCGCCTGGCGCAAGGATGACAGTGCCTCGCCGATCGATTTCGACGCGCTGCCCGCCGTCGATGTCGACGTGCCGGCCTTCTACGCCAATGAACAGCTCAGCCAGGAATTCCAGCTGCTCTACGACAAGGGCCGGGTCCATGGCATGGTCGGCTTCTATTATCTCGATGCCAGCGCCGACACCCAGTTCGACACCCGCATATTCACCACCGTGCCGGGCCTGACCGCCTTCACCCAGGCCAATGTCGATACCGAAACCTATGCGGTGTTCGGCGATGTGACCTTCGACCTCAGCGACCAGATCAGCCTGTCGGCCGGCGGTCGCTATACCTGGGATCAGCGCACGGCCGACATACTGCGGCAAAGCTATCTGGGCGGTGGCTCGCCCGTGTTCGGCGGCGCGGGCACCCCGTTCGGCGCGCCCAGCACCGACTTCCGCGGTACCAAGACCTACAAGAAATTCACCCCGCGCTTCTCGGTCAGCTATCAGCCCACGCCCGAACATAATCTCTACGCCAGCTATTCGCAGGGCTTCAAGGGCGGCGGCTTCGACCCGCGCGGCGTCGGCACCAACGCGCCCGACCTCAATGGCGACGGCATCCGCCAGGAAAGCGAGATCGCCGATTTCCTGAGCTTCGAGCCGGAAGAGGTGAACAGCTATGAGATCGGCTATAAGGGCAACCTGATGGACGGCGCCCTCTATGTCGCGGTCGCCGGCTTCTATGCCGATTACAAGAATGTGCAGATTCCCGGCTCGGTTGCCTGCACCGTCAGCGTTGGCGGCGTGCCGACCCCGTCCTTCTGCGGCGTCGTGTCCAACGCCGGCAAGGCGCGGATGAAGGGGCTGGAGTTTGAGAGCAATGCGCGGCTGGGCCGCGATATCCTGAGCGGCGGCGACCGGCTGAACCTGCAGACCGCGATCGGCTTCATCGATGCCGACTATCGCGAATATATCGCCAATATCGCCAGCGTGCCGACCGACGTCGCCGACTATCGCAAGGTGCAGAATACGCCCAAATGGACCGCCAGCGGCACGCTCAGCTACAATGTGCCGGTGGGCGATGGCAGCGTCTATTTCGGCACCACCGTCTCGTGGCGCTCCAAGACCTATCAGTTCGAGATTCCCAATCCCTATATCGACCAGAAGGGCTATGCGCTCTGGGATGCCAGCCTGGTTTATACCGCGCCCAGCGATCGCTGGACCCTGGGCCTGCACGGCAAGAATCTGCTCGACAAGGAATATAAGACCTCGGGCTATACCTTCGTCTCGGCCAATCCGGTAACCGGCGAAATCATCAACAATGCCGCCGGCTATCCCAACCCCTCGCTCGGCAGGGAAGGCACGCTGACCGCCTTCTACGGTAATCCGCGCCAGGTGTTCGTGACCGGCACGGTCAAGTTCTGA
- a CDS encoding TetR/AcrR family transcriptional regulator — MTEPAPPKDEARGDKAPRTARGERTRRALLSAAAEEFGEKGFHEGSISGITRRAGCALGSFYTYFDTKDDIFRALVADMSGQVRDYVSPRIAEARDGIDAERIGLLSFLEFARTHKEIYRIIDEAEFVDQAAYRAHYENTATRMAARLAKAAERGDVRADIGEVHAWAIMGMNVFLGLRYGVWDDSRPADEIAAIANELIEKGIGKRS, encoded by the coding sequence ATGACCGAACCGGCACCCCCCAAGGATGAGGCACGGGGCGACAAGGCGCCCCGCACCGCACGGGGCGAGCGTACCCGCCGGGCCTTGCTGTCGGCGGCGGCCGAGGAATTTGGCGAGAAGGGTTTCCACGAAGGGTCGATCAGCGGCATCACCCGCCGGGCGGGCTGCGCACTCGGCAGCTTCTACACCTATTTCGATACCAAGGACGATATTTTCCGGGCGCTGGTCGCCGACATGTCGGGCCAGGTGCGCGACTATGTCTCCCCCCGCATCGCCGAAGCCCGCGACGGCATCGACGCCGAACGCATCGGCCTGCTCAGCTTCCTGGAATTCGCCCGCACCCACAAGGAAATCTATCGCATCATCGACGAGGCGGAGTTTGTCGACCAGGCCGCCTATCGCGCCCATTATGAAAATACCGCCACCCGCATGGCGGCGCGGCTGGCCAAGGCGGCGGAACGTGGCGACGTGCGCGCCGATATCGGCGAGGTCCATGCCTGGGCGATCATGGGCATGAACGTGTTTCTGGGCCTGCGCTACGGCGTGTGGGACGACAGTCGCCCCGCCGACGAGATCGCCGCCATTGCCAACGAACTGATCGAAAAGGGGATCGGCAAGCGGAGCTGA
- a CDS encoding pentapeptide repeat-containing protein yields the protein MDRPSELPVLQDRPLTRRDIAAAPAVPHRLTGCDLDDADLSGLDLTGWVFERCTLRKANLRDARLGDSLWQSCRGAFVDCSGADLSEARINACDFNNGSFRRARLSATTFTGSKLTGADFSDARTMDLQFEESLLINAKLAGVSFLKQVVRKVDFAQADLRKCDFRAAVLIDCSLRDAHMAGSRFDGADLRACDLGGLRLMDARLFRGATISRDQAGQLLGELGLNVR from the coding sequence ATGGATCGGCCGTCCGAACTGCCGGTCCTGCAGGACCGGCCTTTGACCCGGCGGGACATTGCGGCGGCCCCGGCCGTGCCGCATCGCCTGACCGGCTGCGATCTGGACGATGCGGATCTGTCCGGCCTCGACCTCACCGGCTGGGTGTTCGAGCGCTGCACCCTGCGCAAGGCCAATCTGCGCGACGCAAGGCTGGGCGATTCGCTGTGGCAATCCTGCCGGGGCGCCTTCGTCGATTGTAGCGGCGCGGACCTGAGCGAGGCACGCATCAATGCCTGCGATTTCAACAATGGCAGTTTCCGGCGCGCGCGGCTGAGCGCCACCACCTTCACCGGATCGAAACTGACCGGTGCCGATTTCAGCGATGCCCGGACGATGGATCTGCAGTTCGAGGAAAGCCTGCTGATCAACGCGAAGCTGGCCGGGGTCAGTTTCCTCAAGCAGGTCGTGCGCAAGGTGGATTTCGCGCAGGCCGATCTGCGCAAATGCGATTTTCGCGCGGCCGTGCTGATCGATTGCAGCCTGCGCGACGCCCATATGGCCGGATCGCGCTTTGATGGAGCGGATTTGCGCGCCTGCGATCTGGGCGGGCTGCGCCTGATGGATGCCCGGCTGTTCCGGGGCGCGACCATCTCACGCGATCAGGCGGGGCAGTTGCTGGGCGAGCTGGGCCTCAACGTGCGCTGA
- the metW gene encoding methionine biosynthesis protein MetW yields the protein MSDLLRPDLALIARTVRQGARVLDVGCGDGALMAALRDTSGVDARGLEIDGSNVAAAVGRGLSVVQGDADTDLTYYPDASFDYAILSQTLQTTRRPDLVVEELLRIGQQAFVSFPNFAHWRGRLSLLWGGRMPVTRLLPDTWYDTLNIHHVTVDDFRALVKERGWTIDGQWFLKGDRETTHANANLFAEHAVFLLRK from the coding sequence ATGAGCGACCTTCTGCGGCCCGATCTGGCGCTGATCGCGCGGACCGTGCGACAGGGCGCCCGGGTGCTCGATGTCGGGTGCGGCGACGGCGCGCTGATGGCGGCGCTGCGCGACACGAGCGGCGTCGATGCGCGCGGGCTGGAGATTGACGGGTCGAATGTCGCTGCCGCGGTCGGGCGCGGCCTGTCGGTGGTGCAGGGCGATGCCGACACCGACCTCACTTACTATCCCGACGCCAGCTTCGACTATGCGATCCTCAGCCAGACGTTGCAGACGACGCGGCGGCCTGACCTGGTGGTCGAGGAATTGCTGCGCATCGGGCAGCAGGCCTTCGTCTCCTTCCCCAATTTCGCCCATTGGCGCGGACGCCTGTCCTTGTTGTGGGGCGGGCGGATGCCGGTGACGCGGCTGCTGCCCGACACCTGGTATGACACGCTCAACATCCACCATGTCACGGTCGACGATTTCCGCGCGCTGGTGAAGGAACGCGGCTGGACCATCGACGGCCAGTGGTTCCTGAAGGGCGACCGGGAAACCACCCATGCGAACGCGAACCTGTTCGCCGAACATGCGGTGTTCCTGCTGCGCAAATAG
- a CDS encoding homoserine O-acetyltransferase, whose translation MASVPLSQDSRFGLRRQARLTGPLPLSSGASLGPVDIAYETYGQMNADKSNIILICHALTGDQYVASDHPVTGKPGWWWRMVGAGKPVDPARHFIICSNVIGSCMGSSGPASIDPALGDPYAMRFPVLTIADMVRAQAALLDHLGVDRLAAVIGGSMGGMQALTWPTLFPDRVERCIVIASTARHSAQNIAFHEVGRQAIMADPHWRGGDYYADGKVPSAGLAVARMAAHITYLSEAGLTEKFGRRLQGRPENPNGAKTFGFDADFQVESYLRHQGLSFVERFDANSYLYITRAMDYYDIAEDHGGSLARAFTATRARFCLVSFDTDWLYPTAESRAIVHALNASGAQASFVELSSPFGHDAFLLESPELNRVVDGFLRGGRA comes from the coding sequence ATGGCCAGTGTCCCCTTATCGCAAGACAGCCGTTTCGGCCTGCGTCGCCAGGCCCGCCTGACCGGTCCGCTGCCGCTGTCGAGCGGCGCGAGCCTGGGTCCGGTCGACATCGCCTATGAAACCTATGGGCAGATGAATGCGGACAAGTCCAACATCATCCTGATCTGCCATGCGCTGACCGGCGATCAATATGTCGCGTCGGACCATCCTGTCACTGGCAAGCCGGGTTGGTGGTGGCGGATGGTGGGCGCTGGCAAGCCGGTCGATCCGGCGCGTCATTTCATCATATGCTCCAACGTCATCGGCAGCTGCATGGGTTCGTCTGGTCCCGCCAGCATCGATCCGGCGCTGGGCGATCCCTATGCAATGCGCTTCCCGGTGCTGACGATCGCCGACATGGTGCGGGCGCAGGCGGCGCTGCTCGACCATCTGGGGGTCGATCGGCTGGCGGCGGTGATCGGTGGGTCGATGGGCGGCATGCAGGCGCTGACCTGGCCGACGCTGTTCCCCGACCGGGTCGAACGCTGCATCGTCATCGCCTCTACGGCCCGGCACAGCGCGCAGAATATCGCCTTTCACGAGGTCGGACGCCAGGCGATCATGGCCGACCCGCACTGGCGCGGCGGCGACTATTATGCCGATGGCAAGGTGCCGAGCGCGGGCCTGGCCGTGGCGCGCATGGCCGCGCATATCACCTATCTCTCCGAAGCGGGCCTGACCGAGAAATTCGGGCGGCGGCTGCAGGGCAGGCCGGAAAATCCGAACGGAGCCAAGACGTTCGGCTTTGATGCGGATTTCCAGGTGGAAAGCTATCTGCGCCATCAGGGCTTGAGCTTCGTGGAGCGGTTCGACGCCAATAGCTATCTCTACATCACCCGCGCCATGGACTATTATGACATCGCCGAAGATCATGGCGGCAGCCTCGCCAGGGCGTTCACCGCGACGCGCGCGCGCTTCTGCCTGGTCAGCTTCGATACCGACTGGCTCTATCCCACCGCCGAATCCCGCGCGATCGTCCATGCGCTCAACGCCTCGGGCGCGCAGGCAAGCTTTGTCGAACTGTCCAGCCCCTTCGGCCATGACGCCTTCCTGCTGGAAAGTCCGGAATTGAACCGGGTGGTCGACGGCTTCCTGCGGGGCGGCCGGGCATGA
- a CDS encoding 2-hydroxyacid dehydrogenase, which produces MSDMTDQTRPPIVAYGPLYPYLTEQLERRFTVHAVAADADLSTLPADVRAARALVSFGSVGAPAAIMDALPRLEMIGLFSVGYDKVDVDHARAKGIRVTNTPDVLTDDVADLAVGLLYATVRNIAANDALVRSGGWARGEKPALSGRVTGATIGILGLGRIGRAIARRLEPVAGAILYHNRKPAADTPYRYVADAIDFARQSDVLIVATSGGPEAAKLVDGAMLDALGPQGVIVNISRGGVIDEDAMVERLADGRIAGAGLDVFAHEPHVPQALFAMNHVVLQPHQGSATVHTRKAMADLVLANLDAWFGDQPLLTPVV; this is translated from the coding sequence ATGTCCGACATGACCGATCAGACCCGACCACCCATCGTCGCCTATGGCCCGCTTTACCCCTATCTGACCGAGCAACTGGAACGGCGCTTCACCGTCCATGCCGTGGCCGCCGACGCGGATCTGTCCACCTTGCCGGCCGACGTACGCGCGGCGCGCGCGCTGGTCAGCTTCGGATCGGTCGGGGCGCCGGCCGCAATCATGGACGCGCTGCCCAGGCTGGAGATGATCGGCCTCTTCTCGGTCGGCTATGACAAGGTCGATGTCGACCATGCCCGGGCCAAGGGCATCCGCGTCACCAACACGCCCGACGTGCTGACCGACGATGTCGCCGACCTGGCCGTCGGCCTGCTCTATGCCACGGTGCGCAACATCGCGGCCAATGACGCTCTGGTGCGGTCGGGCGGCTGGGCGCGCGGCGAGAAGCCGGCGCTGTCGGGCCGGGTGACGGGCGCGACCATCGGCATATTGGGCCTGGGCCGGATCGGCCGGGCGATCGCCAGGCGGCTGGAGCCGGTCGCGGGTGCAATCCTCTACCATAACCGCAAGCCGGCGGCGGACACGCCCTATCGCTATGTCGCCGACGCCATCGACTTCGCGCGGCAAAGCGACGTGCTGATCGTCGCCACATCGGGCGGGCCGGAAGCGGCCAAGCTGGTCGATGGCGCCATGCTCGACGCGCTGGGGCCACAGGGGGTGATCGTGAATATCAGCCGGGGTGGCGTAATCGACGAGGATGCGATGGTCGAGCGCCTCGCCGATGGCCGCATTGCCGGCGCCGGCCTGGACGTATTCGCCCATGAACCGCATGTGCCACAGGCGCTGTTCGCGATGAACCATGTCGTGCTGCAACCGCATCAGGGCAGCGCCACCGTCCACACCCGCAAGGCGATGGCCGATCTGGTGCTCGCCAATCTCGACGCCTGGTTCGGGGATCAGCCGCTGCTGACGCCGGTGGTGTAG